From Weissella confusa, a single genomic window includes:
- the gpmA gene encoding 2,3-diphosphoglycerate-dependent phosphoglycerate mutase: MAKLVLIRHGQSEWNALNLFNGWVDTKLSDKGIAQARTAGELLAKEGIQFDQAYTSVLTRAITTLHYALEEAGQLWIPEMKSWRLNERHYGALQGLNKADAAEKWGADQVLQWRRSYDVLPPLLETQEETVEVLGKTYPAFDRRYADVPEGELPFGENLKVTLERVLPFWESNISQDLKAGKNVVIAAHGNSLRALVKHIENISDDDILGVEIANGEPLVYDLADDLSVVSKKVLKSED; the protein is encoded by the coding sequence ATGGCAAAGTTGGTTTTGATCCGTCACGGTCAAAGTGAATGGAACGCATTGAACTTGTTCAATGGTTGGGTAGACACGAAGTTGAGCGACAAGGGTATTGCCCAAGCTCGTACTGCAGGTGAATTGTTGGCCAAGGAAGGCATCCAATTCGACCAAGCTTACACGTCAGTTTTGACGCGTGCGATCACGACGTTGCACTACGCTTTGGAAGAAGCTGGTCAATTGTGGATCCCTGAAATGAAGTCATGGCGCTTGAACGAGCGTCACTACGGTGCTTTGCAAGGTTTGAACAAGGCTGACGCCGCTGAAAAGTGGGGAGCAGACCAAGTTTTGCAATGGCGTCGTTCATACGACGTTTTGCCTCCATTGCTAGAGACGCAAGAAGAGACTGTTGAAGTTTTGGGTAAGACTTACCCAGCCTTTGACCGTCGTTACGCTGATGTTCCTGAAGGTGAGTTGCCATTCGGTGAAAACTTGAAGGTTACGTTGGAACGCGTATTGCCATTCTGGGAGTCTAACATTTCACAAGACTTGAAGGCTGGTAAGAACGTTGTTATCGCAGCCCACGGTAACTCATTGCGCGCATTGGTTAAGCACATCGAAAACATCTCAGATGATGACATCTTGGGTGTTGAGATTGCTAACGGTGAGCCTTTGGTATACGACTTGGCAGATGACTTGTCAGTTGTATC